In Halovulum dunhuangense, one genomic interval encodes:
- the fdhF gene encoding formate dehydrogenase subunit alpha — translation MSADPIAFLLDGSLVLARPDETIWDVARREGTEIPHLCHSGAKGYRPDGNCRACMVSIEGERTLAASCIRRPAQGMVVTTQGARETQARRMVMELLLADQPAREVSHDAGARFWDMAEATGVTRSRFPARAPAHVPLLDDSHVAMRVNLDACIHCNLCVRACREVQVNDVIGMAGRGHEAAIVFDMGDPMGESSCVACGECVQACPTGALMPATALDDAQQGDRREVDREVRSVCPYCGVGCQLTYKIKDDRIAWVEGAPGPANENRLCVKGRFGFDYVAHPHRLTKPLIRREDAPEKGLNVDPANPWTHFREAEWDEALEVAARGLADLRSYYGGRAVAGFGSAKCSNEEAYLFQKLIRQGFGHNNVDHCTRLCHASSVAALMENVGSGAVTASFNEIENADVAIMIGANPVENHPVAATYFKQFAKRGGRLIVMDPRGQALKRHADHMLQFRPGTDVALLNAIMHVIVEEKLYDRQYVQGFTEGFFEFRDHIRAFPPERMAALCGIDADTIRQVARDFARARAGMIFWGMGVSQHIHGTDNARCLISLALLCGHVGRPGTGLHPLRGQNNVQGASDAGLIPQVMPDYQSVEDPAVRDLFRHIWQGTRIDPKPGLTVVEIMDAIYRGEIRGMYVMGENPAMSDPDVDHARTALSRLDHLVVQDIFLTETAMFADVILPASAWPEKTGTVTNTNRQVQMGRKAIDAPGEAREDWRIIVGLAQRLGLDWDYDGPRSVFDEMKMSMRSLHHITWNRLESENAVTYPCLSMEDPGQSVVFGDGFPRRAGRAKFTPARVTPPAETPDERFPMILITGRVLEHWHTGSMTRRASVLDSMEPEAFVQVHPRTLRRLGVAPGGMLKLTTRRGSVTVAARADRAVAEDTVFLPFAFVESAANVLTNPQLDPFGKIPEFKYAAVRVEAAEAGQAGMAAE, via the coding sequence ATGTCCGCCGATCCGATCGCCTTCCTGCTGGATGGCAGCCTGGTGCTTGCCCGCCCGGACGAGACGATCTGGGACGTGGCCCGCCGCGAGGGGACCGAGATCCCCCATCTCTGCCACAGCGGCGCGAAGGGCTACCGCCCGGACGGCAACTGCCGGGCCTGCATGGTCTCGATCGAGGGGGAGCGGACGCTCGCCGCCTCCTGCATCCGCAGGCCCGCGCAGGGCATGGTCGTGACCACGCAGGGCGCGAGGGAGACGCAGGCCCGCCGCATGGTGATGGAACTGCTGCTGGCCGATCAGCCGGCACGGGAGGTGTCGCACGACGCCGGCGCCCGCTTCTGGGACATGGCCGAGGCGACAGGCGTGACCCGGAGCCGCTTTCCGGCCCGCGCCCCGGCGCATGTGCCGCTGCTCGACGACAGCCATGTCGCGATGCGGGTGAACCTCGATGCCTGCATCCATTGCAACCTGTGTGTCCGCGCCTGCCGCGAAGTGCAGGTGAACGACGTGATCGGCATGGCGGGGCGCGGCCACGAGGCGGCGATCGTCTTCGACATGGGCGACCCGATGGGCGAAAGTTCCTGCGTCGCCTGCGGCGAATGCGTGCAGGCCTGCCCCACCGGCGCACTGATGCCCGCGACGGCGCTGGACGACGCGCAGCAGGGTGACCGGCGGGAGGTCGACCGCGAGGTGCGCTCTGTCTGTCCCTATTGCGGCGTCGGCTGCCAGCTGACCTACAAGATAAAGGACGACCGCATCGCCTGGGTCGAGGGCGCGCCAGGGCCGGCGAACGAGAACCGGCTCTGCGTGAAGGGGCGTTTCGGCTTCGACTATGTCGCCCACCCGCACCGTCTGACAAAGCCGCTGATCCGGCGCGAGGACGCCCCGGAAAAGGGGCTCAACGTCGATCCCGCGAACCCCTGGACCCATTTCCGCGAGGCCGAATGGGACGAGGCGCTGGAGGTGGCGGCCCGCGGGCTGGCGGACCTGCGCAGCTATTACGGCGGCCGGGCCGTGGCGGGCTTCGGTTCGGCCAAGTGCTCGAACGAGGAAGCCTACCTGTTCCAGAAACTGATCCGGCAGGGCTTCGGCCACAACAACGTGGACCATTGCACGCGGCTCTGCCACGCCTCTTCGGTGGCGGCGCTGATGGAGAATGTCGGCTCGGGCGCGGTGACCGCCAGCTTCAACGAGATCGAGAACGCGGACGTCGCCATCATGATCGGCGCGAACCCGGTCGAGAACCACCCGGTCGCCGCGACCTATTTCAAGCAGTTCGCGAAACGCGGCGGCAGGCTGATCGTGATGGACCCGCGCGGGCAGGCGCTCAAGCGCCACGCGGACCACATGCTCCAGTTCCGCCCCGGCACCGATGTGGCGCTGCTGAATGCGATCATGCACGTCATCGTCGAGGAAAAGCTCTACGACCGGCAATACGTCCAGGGCTTCACCGAAGGCTTCTTCGAGTTCCGCGACCATATCCGCGCCTTTCCCCCTGAACGGATGGCGGCGCTTTGCGGGATCGACGCGGACACGATCCGGCAGGTGGCGCGGGATTTCGCGCGGGCACGCGCCGGTATGATCTTCTGGGGCATGGGGGTCAGCCAGCATATCCACGGCACCGACAACGCCCGCTGCCTGATCAGCCTTGCGCTGCTGTGCGGGCATGTCGGGCGGCCCGGGACCGGGCTGCACCCGCTGAGGGGGCAGAACAACGTGCAGGGCGCATCCGATGCGGGGCTGATCCCGCAGGTGATGCCCGACTACCAGTCGGTCGAGGATCCGGCCGTGCGCGACCTGTTCCGCCACATCTGGCAGGGCACCCGGATCGACCCCAAACCGGGGCTGACCGTGGTCGAGATCATGGACGCCATCTACCGCGGAGAGATCCGCGGCATGTATGTCATGGGCGAGAACCCGGCGATGTCGGACCCGGACGTGGACCACGCCCGCACCGCGCTGTCGCGGCTGGATCACCTGGTGGTGCAGGACATCTTCCTGACCGAGACGGCGATGTTCGCCGACGTGATCCTGCCCGCCTCGGCCTGGCCGGAAAAGACCGGCACCGTGACCAACACCAACCGGCAGGTGCAGATGGGCCGAAAGGCCATCGACGCGCCGGGCGAGGCGCGGGAGGATTGGCGGATCATCGTGGGCCTTGCCCAGCGGCTGGGGCTCGACTGGGATTATGACGGGCCGCGCAGCGTCTTCGACGAGATGAAGATGTCGATGCGCAGCCTGCACCACATCACCTGGAACCGGCTCGAGTCCGAGAATGCCGTGACCTATCCCTGCCTGTCGATGGAGGATCCGGGTCAGTCGGTCGTCTTCGGCGACGGCTTTCCCCGCCGCGCGGGAAGGGCGAAGTTCACGCCGGCGCGCGTGACCCCACCGGCCGAGACGCCGGACGAGCGGTTTCCGATGATCCTGATCACCGGCCGGGTGCTGGAGCACTGGCACACCGGATCGATGACGCGGCGCGCCAGCGTCCTGGACAGCATGGAGCCGGAGGCCTTCGTGCAGGTCCATCCCCGCACGCTGCGGCGGCTGGGCGTGGCGCCGGGCGGCATGCTCAAGCTGACCACGCGGCGGGGCAGCGTGACGGTCGCTGCGCGCGCCGACCGGGCCGTGGCCGAGGATACGGTGTTCCTGCCCTTCGCCTTCGTCGAAAGCGCCGCCAACGTGCTGACCAACCCGCAGCTCGACCCGTTCGGCAAGATCCCGGAATTCAAGTACGCCGCCGTCAGGGTCGAGGCGGCAGAGGCGGGACAGGCGGGCATGGCCGCCGAATAG
- a CDS encoding HNH endonuclease, with the protein MAKAVFIQNPHSIYKDAPGVHYHFPRRYLRMVQETVGDWVIFYEGRQGIPGYHSVQRVTKVVRDPEDAGHFYALLDRGSQWQFERPVGRADPRGIAWEKSLRGTDGRPTSGGANVSAVRRLSDAEFAAIVNEGLRPIEGAEAIPRLDALAEDAAHFDPAPLMEGRADILTSRKFRDASFQRMVKAAYGARCAISGLSLRNGGGRPEVQAAHIRPVKDGGPDIVANGIALSGTLHWMFDRGLISVAEDWRILVSHNKVPADTANRLFLPEQTLQLPANRRDWPHQDYLRWHREEVFGHA; encoded by the coding sequence ATGGCGAAGGCTGTCTTCATCCAGAACCCGCATTCCATCTACAAGGATGCGCCGGGCGTTCACTACCACTTCCCGCGCCGCTACCTGCGGATGGTGCAGGAAACCGTGGGCGACTGGGTGATCTTCTACGAGGGGCGCCAGGGCATTCCGGGCTATCACTCGGTGCAAAGGGTCACAAAGGTCGTGCGGGACCCCGAGGATGCCGGCCATTTCTACGCGCTTCTCGACCGCGGCAGCCAGTGGCAGTTCGAGCGCCCCGTGGGCCGCGCCGATCCGCGTGGCATCGCCTGGGAGAAATCCCTGCGCGGCACGGATGGCCGTCCGACATCCGGCGGCGCCAATGTCTCTGCGGTCAGGCGGCTGTCGGATGCCGAGTTCGCCGCCATCGTGAACGAAGGGCTGCGCCCGATCGAGGGTGCCGAGGCGATCCCGCGTCTTGACGCGTTGGCCGAGGATGCTGCCCATTTCGATCCCGCGCCCCTGATGGAGGGGCGGGCCGACATCCTGACCAGCCGCAAGTTCCGCGATGCCTCGTTCCAGCGCATGGTCAAGGCGGCCTATGGCGCGCGCTGCGCCATATCGGGGCTGTCCCTGCGCAATGGCGGCGGGCGGCCCGAGGTGCAGGCGGCGCATATCCGCCCCGTTAAGGACGGCGGCCCGGATATCGTCGCGAACGGCATCGCGTTGTCGGGAACCCTGCACTGGATGTTCGACCGGGGCCTGATATCGGTGGCGGAGGACTGGCGGATCCTGGTCTCGCACAACAAGGTGCCAGCCGACACCGCGAACCGGCTTTTCCTGCCTGAACAGACGCTGCAACTGCCAGCGAACCGCCGCGACTGGCCGCACCAGGACTATCTGCGCTGGCACCGCGAAGAGGTTTTCGGCCACGCATGA
- a CDS encoding Re/Si-specific NAD(P)(+) transhydrogenase subunit alpha, which translates to MKIGAPRERIDGEARVALTPASALQLQKLGYEVCVEAGAGEAARFSDDAYREAGVEVVDGPEAFYAAADIVLRVRAPEGTDLDLLRKGQILISFIWPGQNEALLNALKDKGVTALAVDMVPRISRAQKMDALSSMANIAGYRAVIEAGNNFGRFFTGQITAAGKVPPAKVLVVGAGVAGLAAIGTSTSLGAITYAFDVRPEVAEQIESMGAEFVYLDFEDTQDSSSTGGYAAPSSPEFREKQLEKFRELAPEVDIVITTALIPGRPAPKLWTEDMVQAMKPGSVIVDLAAERGGNCDLTVPNEKVVSDNGVTIVGYTDFPSRMATQSSTLYATNLRHMMDDLTPEKNGTPVVNMDDDVIRSATVVNAGEITFPPPPPKVSAIAAAPKKEKAKELTPEEKRAQELAAFKEQTKFQAGLLGGATVLLLLVGAVAPASFMAHFIVFVLACFVGFQVIWNVSHSLHTPLMAVTNAISGIVILGALLQIGSNSGAIVVILAAVSVLISTINIVGGFLVTRRMLAMFQKS; encoded by the coding sequence ATGAAGATCGGAGCCCCAAGGGAGCGTATTGATGGCGAGGCGCGGGTCGCGCTGACGCCGGCAAGCGCGTTGCAGCTTCAGAAACTCGGCTACGAGGTCTGCGTGGAAGCCGGCGCCGGCGAAGCGGCACGGTTCTCGGACGACGCCTATCGCGAGGCCGGCGTCGAGGTGGTGGACGGGCCGGAGGCGTTCTACGCCGCCGCCGACATCGTGCTGCGGGTGCGCGCACCCGAGGGCACGGACCTCGATCTGCTGCGCAAGGGGCAGATCCTGATTTCCTTCATCTGGCCGGGCCAGAACGAGGCGCTGCTGAACGCGCTGAAGGACAAGGGCGTGACCGCGCTTGCCGTGGACATGGTGCCGCGCATCAGCCGGGCGCAGAAGATGGACGCGCTGTCCTCGATGGCGAACATCGCCGGCTACCGCGCCGTGATCGAGGCGGGCAACAATTTCGGGCGCTTCTTCACCGGCCAGATCACCGCCGCGGGCAAGGTGCCGCCGGCCAAGGTGCTGGTGGTGGGCGCGGGCGTGGCGGGTCTGGCCGCGATCGGCACATCGACCTCGCTGGGCGCGATCACCTACGCCTTCGACGTGCGCCCCGAGGTGGCAGAGCAGATCGAATCGATGGGCGCGGAGTTCGTCTATCTCGACTTCGAGGATACGCAGGACAGCTCGTCCACGGGTGGCTACGCGGCCCCCTCGTCGCCCGAGTTCCGGGAAAAGCAGCTCGAGAAGTTCCGCGAACTGGCCCCCGAGGTGGACATCGTCATCACCACCGCCCTGATCCCGGGCCGGCCGGCGCCGAAGCTGTGGACCGAGGACATGGTCCAGGCGATGAAGCCCGGCTCGGTCATCGTGGACCTTGCGGCCGAGCGTGGCGGCAACTGCGACCTGACCGTGCCGAACGAGAAGGTGGTCAGCGACAATGGCGTGACCATCGTCGGCTACACCGACTTCCCCAGCCGCATGGCGACCCAGTCCTCGACGCTGTACGCGACGAACCTGCGGCACATGATGGACGATCTGACGCCGGAAAAGAACGGCACCCCGGTCGTGAACATGGACGACGACGTGATCCGTTCGGCGACCGTGGTCAACGCGGGCGAGATCACCTTCCCGCCGCCGCCGCCCAAGGTGTCCGCCATCGCCGCGGCCCCGAAGAAGGAAAAGGCGAAGGAGCTGACGCCCGAGGAGAAGCGCGCGCAGGAGCTTGCCGCCTTCAAGGAGCAGACGAAGTTCCAGGCCGGGCTGCTGGGCGGTGCGACGGTGCTTCTGCTGCTGGTCGGTGCGGTGGCGCCCGCCAGCTTCATGGCGCATTTCATCGTCTTCGTGCTGGCCTGTTTCGTGGGCTTCCAGGTGATCTGGAACGTCTCCCACTCGCTGCACACGCCGCTGATGGCGGTCACAAACGCAATTTCGGGAATCGTCATCCTGGGCGCGCTGCTCCAGATCGGATCGAACAGCGGCGCGATCGTCGTGATCCTTGCGGCGGTGTCCGTCCTCATCTCCACGATCAACATCGTGGGTGGCTTCCTCGTGACGCGTCGCATGCTTGCGATGTTCCAGAAATCCTGA